A stretch of the Prochlorococcus marinus str. MIT 0918 genome encodes the following:
- a CDS encoding diflavin flavoprotein has translation MSNNSETDTDDSQDNPKLSLQCKVIAKNTTTFRSLDWERSRFDIEFGLRNGTTYNSFIIEGKQIALIDTSHEKFQELWLKVLRKKVDPKNINYLIVSHTEPDHSGLISDILELNSEIEIYGSKVAIQFLENQVHKPFKSKAIKTGDELDLGRNESNGIHHKLEFISAPNLHWPDTIFSFDYGTNILYTCDAFGLHYCTEDLLDVKPEVIEPDFRYYYDCLMGPNARSVIQALKRIKKLPDIKTIAVGHGPLLHHNIDLWLKNYYEWSNQLNTGEEYAAICYISQYGFCDRLSQSIALGANKADAQVQLIDIRATDAQELSALIGDAKAIIVPTWPNNANSELQSSLGTLLAALKPKQWIGVYESYGDSDEPIDVIANQLRGLGQKEVFSPLRIRDTPDANTFQRFEEAGTDLGQLLNRKKNIATIKSFDGDLMKAIGRISGGLYVVTASQGEGSENRRGAMVASWVSQASFNPPGLTVAVAKDRAIETLMHVGDRFVLNVLEENNYQKLFRQFLKRFPPGADRFKGINIMNNVAKGGPVLSDALAYLDCFVKQRLETSDHWVIYALVEHGNISNTEAKTAVHHRKVGTSY, from the coding sequence ATGAGCAATAACTCTGAAACTGACACCGATGATTCACAAGACAATCCAAAGCTGTCTTTGCAATGCAAGGTGATTGCAAAAAACACTACTACTTTTCGATCACTAGACTGGGAACGTAGTCGTTTTGATATTGAATTTGGTTTAAGGAATGGTACAACCTATAACAGTTTTATTATCGAAGGAAAGCAAATAGCTTTAATAGATACAAGTCATGAAAAATTTCAAGAGCTATGGTTAAAAGTTCTTAGGAAGAAAGTAGATCCTAAAAATATTAATTATTTAATTGTTAGCCATACAGAACCAGATCATTCAGGCTTAATCAGTGACATTCTGGAACTCAATAGTGAGATTGAAATTTATGGTTCAAAAGTAGCCATCCAATTTTTAGAAAATCAAGTTCATAAACCATTCAAATCAAAAGCAATTAAAACTGGTGATGAACTAGATTTAGGAAGGAATGAATCAAATGGAATACACCACAAACTAGAATTTATTAGTGCTCCTAATCTTCACTGGCCAGATACAATTTTTTCCTTTGATTATGGAACAAATATTTTATACACATGTGATGCATTTGGTCTTCATTACTGCACAGAAGACCTATTAGACGTTAAACCTGAAGTAATTGAACCAGATTTTCGCTACTACTATGACTGCTTAATGGGACCCAATGCTCGTAGTGTCATTCAAGCACTTAAAAGAATAAAAAAATTACCTGACATAAAAACAATTGCTGTAGGTCACGGCCCCCTTTTACATCACAATATTGACCTATGGTTAAAAAATTATTATGAATGGAGTAATCAACTTAATACAGGTGAAGAATATGCTGCTATTTGTTATATCAGTCAATATGGATTTTGTGATCGGCTAAGTCAATCTATTGCATTAGGAGCTAATAAAGCAGATGCACAAGTACAACTAATAGATATAAGAGCAACTGATGCTCAAGAGCTTAGTGCTCTTATCGGAGATGCAAAAGCAATTATTGTCCCAACCTGGCCAAATAATGCAAATTCTGAATTGCAAAGTTCTTTAGGCACCCTTCTCGCTGCACTGAAACCAAAACAATGGATAGGTGTCTATGAAAGCTATGGTGATAGCGATGAGCCAATTGATGTAATTGCCAATCAATTGAGGGGTCTAGGGCAAAAAGAAGTATTTTCACCTTTAAGAATACGCGACACACCTGATGCAAATACTTTTCAACGATTTGAAGAAGCTGGAACTGATTTAGGGCAATTATTGAATCGTAAAAAAAATATTGCGACTATTAAAAGCTTTGATGGTGACTTGATGAAAGCAATTGGACGTATTAGTGGAGGGCTCTATGTAGTCACTGCTAGTCAAGGCGAAGGATCAGAGAATCGTCGTGGTGCAATGGTAGCTAGTTGGGTCAGTCAAGCGAGTTTTAATCCTCCTGGTCTCACTGTTGCAGTTGCCAAAGATCGTGCTATTGAAACATTGATGCACGTAGGAGATCGATTTGTCTTAAATGTCCTAGAAGAAAATAACTATCAAAAACTATTTCGGCAATTTTTAAAAAGATTTCCACCTGGAGCTGATCGCTTTAAAGGTATTAACATAATGAACAATGTTGCAAAAGGTGGTCCTGTTTTAAGTGATGCTCTTGCATATTTGGATTGCTTTGTAAAACAACGACTAGAAACATCCGATCACTGGGTAATTTATGCATTAGTAGAGCATGGGAATATTTCTAATACAGAAGCAAAAACAGCTGTGCACCATCGTAAAGTAGGTACTTCTTATTAA
- a CDS encoding diflavin flavoprotein, with protein MSNKQVKNLTIDDGFLSLRCLSPKKLRFEIEYALGKGTTSNSFLFFKNNIQSAVLINPPGANFEEVFIPSIQRIIPKDIEELLVVIGHINPNRVHLLRHLSNEYKNLKIICSNPGKKLIEDLWTQIKPSKESVNEANKLVIPPIPEIKLIKQEETISIFDEYLLTLIPSPTARWPGGLITFEEKTGLLMSDKLFGAHICTDEWAERNRSSTEEERRHYFDCLMTPMINQVHRIVEKLELLNISSIAPSHGPAIESSWRSLLNDYQRWGDQQSKGSINIVLLFASAYGNTASIADALAKGISSTGVHVESLNCEFTTTNELVNAISKADGYLIGSPTLGGHAPTPIVSALGTLLAEGDPTKPVGIFGSYGWSGEALDLLENKLRDGGFDFGFNPIKIKFSPNAEMLKTLEETGTKFGRKLIKEGRRQERLLGGGINATKSDPALLALGKVVGSLSILTAEKLEEETKVNSAMVASWISQASFSPPGITVAVAKDRAVENLLHTGNFFALNILNEQNYQKLLKQFLQPFAPGADRLSGLELLYTPSSQPILPEALAWIEGCVKQRMECGDHWLIYAEIKYGKVLNPNGITAVHHRRTGANY; from the coding sequence ATGTCAAATAAACAAGTAAAAAATCTAACTATCGATGATGGATTCTTATCTCTTAGATGTCTGAGTCCAAAAAAATTAAGATTTGAAATCGAATATGCCTTGGGAAAAGGTACTACATCGAATAGTTTTCTATTTTTTAAAAACAATATTCAAAGTGCCGTTCTAATAAATCCTCCTGGAGCAAATTTTGAAGAAGTTTTTATACCAAGCATCCAAAGAATCATACCAAAAGATATTGAAGAATTATTAGTTGTAATTGGACATATCAATCCAAATCGAGTACATCTTCTTAGACATCTATCTAATGAATACAAAAACCTCAAAATCATCTGTTCTAACCCAGGTAAAAAACTAATCGAAGATCTTTGGACACAAATTAAACCTTCAAAAGAGAGTGTAAATGAAGCAAATAAATTAGTGATACCTCCAATCCCAGAAATAAAGTTAATAAAGCAAGAAGAAACTATTTCTATCTTTGATGAATATCTCTTGACATTAATACCATCACCTACAGCTCGTTGGCCTGGAGGGCTAATCACATTTGAAGAAAAAACGGGCTTATTAATGAGCGATAAACTGTTTGGTGCGCATATTTGTACTGATGAATGGGCAGAGCGTAATAGAAGCAGTACAGAAGAAGAGCGTCGACATTATTTCGATTGTCTGATGACGCCTATGATAAATCAAGTTCACAGAATTGTTGAAAAACTTGAACTCCTAAATATCTCTTCTATTGCACCCAGTCATGGCCCAGCAATAGAAAGCAGTTGGCGAAGCCTACTAAATGATTATCAAAGATGGGGAGATCAGCAAAGCAAAGGATCTATCAATATTGTTTTATTATTCGCTAGCGCATATGGAAATACCGCATCTATTGCAGATGCACTAGCTAAAGGAATTAGCTCAACAGGGGTTCACGTAGAAAGTCTCAATTGCGAATTCACCACAACAAATGAATTAGTTAACGCAATATCAAAAGCAGATGGTTATCTAATTGGTTCACCCACCCTTGGGGGACATGCACCTACACCTATTGTTTCAGCCTTAGGAACCTTACTTGCAGAAGGAGATCCAACGAAACCGGTAGGTATATTTGGTAGTTATGGGTGGAGCGGAGAAGCTTTGGATCTATTAGAAAATAAATTACGTGATGGAGGCTTTGACTTTGGTTTTAACCCAATAAAAATTAAATTTAGTCCCAATGCTGAGATGCTAAAAACTCTTGAAGAAACAGGAACTAAATTTGGACGCAAGCTGATCAAAGAAGGCCGTCGACAAGAACGTCTCCTAGGTGGAGGTATAAATGCCACAAAAAGTGATCCCGCATTATTGGCACTAGGAAAAGTAGTCGGATCTTTGTCCATTTTAACAGCAGAAAAATTAGAAGAAGAAACTAAAGTCAATAGTGCAATGGTTGCCAGTTGGATAAGTCAGGCCAGTTTCTCTCCTCCAGGAATTACTGTTGCTGTAGCTAAAGATCGAGCTGTAGAAAATCTGCTTCACACTGGCAATTTTTTTGCACTAAATATTTTGAATGAACAAAATTATCAAAAACTTTTAAAGCAGTTTTTGCAACCTTTTGCGCCAGGAGCTGATCGATTATCAGGGCTTGAACTTCTTTATACTCCATCAAGCCAACCTATCCTTCCTGAAGCACTGGCTTGGATAGAAGGCTGTGTAAAACAACGCATGGAATGTGGTGATCATTGGCTGATTTATGCTGAAATAAAATATGGCAAAGTTCTAAATCCAAATGGAATTACAGCTGTGCACCATCGACGCACAGGAGCAAATTATTAG
- a CDS encoding SWIM zinc finger family protein has translation MKNEKLTTAIGKEGLGEQSWWVEQWMQLINTYRFKKRLERAWIYAREGNVSSIRFEGRRVHARVQGTEKDPYKVKLWLDILDDEDWAYVIEALAKKAKWSALLLAGTMPKDIEKAFATTGKRLFPFNLQEVKSECSCPDKANPCKHISAIYYLMGDQFKEDPFILFQLRGRDKNTLLSNLIKKRSLLNQTELQNNYIRNNKKTSDSKSLKRDPELWWSYQETLDDDLVVITPLTEETLETFTTEEFPLAQNPKFPNSHNTFIKNLISHGQTKAQQAMIKAMSIQN, from the coding sequence ATGAAAAACGAAAAATTAACAACGGCAATAGGAAAAGAAGGTCTTGGAGAACAATCATGGTGGGTAGAGCAATGGATGCAACTAATCAATACTTATCGATTTAAAAAACGTTTAGAGCGTGCTTGGATCTATGCAAGAGAAGGGAATGTTTCCTCAATACGATTTGAAGGCCGTAGAGTTCATGCACGAGTGCAAGGGACAGAAAAAGATCCATACAAAGTTAAGCTTTGGCTCGATATCCTTGATGATGAAGATTGGGCGTATGTAATAGAAGCCTTAGCTAAAAAAGCCAAATGGTCAGCATTATTATTGGCTGGAACGATGCCAAAAGACATCGAAAAAGCCTTTGCTACTACAGGAAAACGGCTCTTCCCCTTCAATCTTCAAGAAGTAAAAAGTGAATGTAGTTGTCCAGATAAAGCCAATCCCTGCAAACATATAAGTGCTATTTATTATTTAATGGGAGATCAATTCAAAGAAGATCCTTTCATACTATTTCAATTGCGTGGAAGAGATAAAAATACTTTATTATCAAATCTAATTAAAAAAAGAAGTTTGCTCAATCAAACAGAATTACAGAATAATTATATAAGAAATAACAAAAAGACTTCTGATTCAAAGAGTTTGAAAAGGGATCCTGAGCTTTGGTGGTCATATCAAGAAACATTAGATGATGATCTAGTTGTTATAACTCCTCTTACAGAAGAAACATTGGAAACATTTACAACAGAAGAATTTCCTTTGGCACAAAATCCAAAATTTCCTAATTCACACAATACATTTATTAAAAATTTAATTTCACATGGTCAAACAAAAGCCCAGCAAGCGATGATCAAAGCAATGTCCATCCAAAATTGA